A single genomic interval of Lathyrus oleraceus cultivar Zhongwan6 chromosome 7, CAAS_Psat_ZW6_1.0, whole genome shotgun sequence harbors:
- the LOC127105145 gene encoding chloroplast envelope quinone oxidoreductase homolog: protein MAAKLMQAVQYSSYGGGPSGLKHVEIPVPTPKTNEVLLKLEAASINPVDWKIQKGDLRAIFMPRKFPHTPCTDVAGEVLEVGPQVKDFKVGDKVLAKLTHQYGGGLAEFAVASESLTAARPSEVSAAEAAGLPIAGLTARDALTEIGGIKLDGTGEQKNVLVTAASGGVGVYAVQLAKLGNNHVTATCGARNIDFVKSLGADEVLDYKTPEGVALKSPSGRKYDAVIHCTTGIPWSTFDPNLAEKGVVVDLTPGPSSMFTFALKKLTFSKKRLVPFIVNVKREGMEHLAQLVKDGKLKTIIDSKFPLSKAEDAWAKSIDGHATGKIIVEP from the exons ATGGCTGCGAAACTTATGCAAGCTGTTCAGTACAGTTCCTATGGCGGAGGACCCTCCGGATTGAAG CATGTTGAAATTCCTGTTCCAACTCCAAAAACCAATGAAGTTTTACTCAAATTGGAAGCAGCTAGCATTAATCCAGTTGACTGGAAGATTCAGAAGGGTGATCTTCGTGCTATATTTATGCCTCGAAAATTTCCCCATACACCTT GTACTGATGTAGCAGGAGAGGTACTAGAGGTTGGACCGCAAGTCAAGGATTTTAAAGTTGGTGACAAAGTTCTTGCTAAACTAACACATCAA TATGGAGGGGGACTAGCTGAGTTTGCAGTGGCAAGCGAAAGCTTAACAGCTGCCAGACCATCTGAAGTCTCAGCCGCTGAAGCTGCAGGTTTACCTATAGCTGGTCTCACAGCTCGTGACGCACTCACCGAAATTGGAGGAATTAAGCTTGACGGGACTGGCGAGCAGAAGAATGTTTTGGTAACTGCTGCTTCAGGTGGTGTAGGTGTATACGCTGTTCAACTTGCCAAACTAGGGAACAACCACGTGACAGCCACTTGTGGCGCTCGTAACATCGACTTTGTCAAAAGCTTAGGCGCTGATGAAGTTCTCGACTACAAGACTCCAGAAGGAGTAGCACTGAAGAGTCCATCTGGTAGGAAATATGATGCAGTGATACATTGCACCACTGGAATACCATGGTCAACTTTTGATCCTAATTTAGCTGAAAAAGGGGTTGTAGTGGATTTAACACCTGGCCCAAGTTCAATGTTTACTTTTGCTCTGAAGAAACTTACTTTTTCGAAGAAGCGGTTGGTGCCGTTTATTGTAAATGTCAAGCGTGAGGGCATGGAACATCTTGCTCAATTAGTAAAGGATGGAAAACTCAAAACAATCATCGACTCCAAGTTTCCTTTGAGCAAAGCTGAAGATGCTTGGGCTAAGAGCATTGATGGCCACGCCACTGGGAAAATCATTGTGGAGCCATAG